A window of the Hordeum vulgare subsp. vulgare chromosome 5H, MorexV3_pseudomolecules_assembly, whole genome shotgun sequence genome harbors these coding sequences:
- the LOC123396108 gene encoding heat shock protein 21, chloroplastic-like, with the protein MSTVVASYTPASRSPVLPSSSGTPASRSWRPAAAAAFPNSLAVKCRRPSSSSVVRAHPEKQRPAYSIPPTALLYPVQPPDSKERWDIKEEEDYVKLWFQVPGLSEDDLEITAGEDMLEIKRKAGTRAGGRGHDEDVHGVGSFHVKLLMTKEYDSNDVTAELKAGMLEITVAKSKKRSIKQVGFGQKSPPQPAKNPGPAPPQPANNPGPAPAPVVVRTGNISPNSTLTQEKAGPNKAQGDGSPKATPKGA; encoded by the exons ATGTCGACGGTTGTTGCGTCTTACACTCCTGCGAGCCGCTCGCCCGTGCTGCCGTCTTCCTCCGGCACGCCGGCTAGCCGTTCTTGGAggccggcggcagcggccgccttCCCTAATTCTCTTGCCGTCAAGTGCCGGCGGCCGTCGTCGTCGTCTGTGGTACGGGCTCACCCGGAGAAACAGCGGCCGGCGTACAGCATTCCCCCCACCG CCCTGCTGTATCCCGTGCAACCGCCGGACAGCAAGGAGCGGTgggacatcaaggaggaggaggactacgtCAAGCTATGGTTCCAGGTGCCCGGGCTGTCGGAGGACGACCTCGAgatcaccgccggcgaggacatGCTCGAGATCAAGAGGAAGGCTGGCACCAGGGCCGGCGGCCGCGGACACGACGAGGACGTGCACGGGGTGGGCTCCTTCCACGTCAAGCTGCTCATGACCAAGGAATACGACAGCAACGACGTCACCGCGGAGCTCAAGGCCGGCATGCTGGAGATTACCGTCGCCAAATCCAAGAAGCGTAGCATCAAACAAGTCGGATTTGGGCAGAAAAGCCCGCCCCAGCCTGCTAAAAACCCAGGCCCGGCACCGCCCCAGCCTGCTAACAACCCAGGCCCGGCACCGGCCCCGGTTGTAGTAAGAACAGGGAATATCTCACCCAACAGCACGCTAACCCAAGAGAAGGCAGGCCCAAACAAAGCCCAAGGTGATGGCTCCCCGAAGGCCACACCGAAAGGGGCCTAA